A region of the Arachis hypogaea cultivar Tifrunner chromosome 15, arahy.Tifrunner.gnm2.J5K5, whole genome shotgun sequence genome:
cgataTAGCCTttccggatcgtcccccatcggcTAAGTATTCTGCTCGAGTCTTTGTTGGAgcgaatctgggtcgttttctctggaaTTTGGTGGGGTATAAGAATGGAAAAGTGAATCGAATGAGTttggttcgaactccttatatagtcgTTCctaatgtaattcgaatcaactaggTTCGAACTACTTTGGGAACAGTGCACAAACATAGTTCGAAGCAACCTAGTTCGAATTATGCATTTTcataattcgaatcaagtagaTTCGAATTACCCTCATCGTATGTTACTATATAATTCGAAATGAACTAGTTCGAATTATGAGCAAATATAGTTCGAATCTACCTCTTTCGAATTACATATAAATCTGCTTTGGTTAATTGATGAAGATGTTTTAATTTTAGCTGAAACATGTAAATTTGTGTTCTCCttgatttaattagattttttatcctaaaactatatacaaaaatatgcgtaacattatttattttagaagattCATGTAATATTAAGTTGTCATTAATTTATTAAGTGTTTTATCCgttatactatttttatttgcaAACGATAAGTCACTGGCTTACTGCACAATGCCGGCAAGAAGTGTTAGCCAAACTACTAAATGTTACTAAACTACGTCTACGTGGGCACATGATTTTCCCATTCTGCCACCAAGTTAATCAATCCCATAGAATTTTGATGCTTCTAGAACGTTCtgacttttctcttctttttttcccttttttctttttctttttctttttttcgtgtTATGCGGGAATTTTAATTAAGCAATAGGGTCAAAATTcaattgaaaaccctaaaaaatgaaATTTCCCCAAATCTGAATGGAATCCTGTGCCCTAACCCATTCCTCGCTAATCGGACTATCCATTTACGACGGTTCCCGGATCCTCCGTTCATCGTTTTTCTTCGCCGGTGGGTGAGCCACCACCGACACCTCCTTTCACCTTCGTCAAATCAACCTTCGGTTACTCAGAGGCagtaagagagagagaaagagaagagagagaaaactgGGGAAGCGAAAGAAAGGGAAGGGGAGGGTTGGGGAGATGGAGAACTCGGGTTCAGGTGCAATCGATTGTGGCGTTGGATCGATTGTATGGGTCCGAAGAAGAAACGGGTCGTGGTGGCCGGGTCAAATACTCGGTCCTCATGAACTTTCGGGTTCTCATCTTACTTCTCCCCGATCAGGAACTCCCGTTAAGCTTCTTGGCAGGGAAGATGCCAGCGTGTAAGTTCCttccctttcttattttatttattgaaatattttattCATATCTGGTTTGAATTTATATGGTGTGTTCGTAAATGTCAAATGTgtatagattttatttttatgcaaaaaCTAGTCCAGAATTAGCCTTTCGTCAAGTTGTAGTGCTAGTTTAGAGGATAATTGTGTGGGCTATAAAGGGATTTGTGGTGATATTTGTTTAGAGGATACACTTCTTGAGTTTGGAAAATGGTATTGAATGCACTGTTGTAACAATATTCTGAcaagtttttagtgtttttattggTTTTGCTTTTGTGTGTCGGTATTTCTTTATAGAGATTGGTACAATCTGGAGAAATCCAAACGTGTGAAGCCATTTCGATGTGGTGAGTTCGATGGATGTATTGAAAGGGCAGAGTCTTCCCAGGGTATGCCCTTaaagaaaagggaaaagtatgCGCGCCGAGAAGATGCCATTCTTCATGCTCTTGAACTTGAGAGGCAAATGCTGAAGAAGCAAGAGAAATTAGGTATTGCTTCCAATAGAACCAAATTTAGATCATGTAACACACTAACACTGTTAAGAACAGCAGTCACGGCTCCAGGAACAACCTAACTGTGATTCTGTTTGCAGGAGCTGGGCAAATGGGTGTAGGTTGCCGAGCAAAGAGAAGCAGATGTGTGTATTTACCACCTCAGTCTAGTGATTCTATGGATTATAAAGAGACTCATGTTGAGATGTCATCTTCTCAATTTGGGAAGGAGTATCCTTATCGTAGTTCTTTTGCTGAGGAGGGTGAATCTGCCTTTGTAGATGATGTTCAATCTGATTCTTCTGAAACTGATTCAGCTAATTCTGGTTCAGATTCCTCGGAAACAGAAGCAGACAAGGATGAAGAGATGACCATTTCAGGTTTAGTTTCTGCTTACTTATTTTATGCTATCATTGTTATAACTATCTTATCATTATGTTCTGATGACCACTACTTCAACAAGGGGGAAACGACTTATCCAGTGATGTATATATCTGCGAGTATCATAGCTGGggaattttcttctctttcactTAATAATATTTCTTGTAGTGGAAATAGTATTGGTTTTTATTGTTACATAATTTTCTGGATGTTAAAATTGTCATATTCCTTCTATATTCATgcatctttcctttcttctttaaAAGCGTAACTCTGCACAACAAGTTCATCCTGTCAAACATAGGCCAACCCTACGTCCCTACCCacgttttttagttttttacatcTTCCAACAAACGTTTGTCTATATTTTTTGTTGCCATGGTCTTCAAAATCATGAACCTATCCTGGATTGGCCAATGTGCATGTGTTTAAGTTCTTAACAATTGAATATTATAAGGAAAGGTCAGGATAGTTCAAATGTACAGTGGGAGCGACCTGCTTTCCTATGGTATAGGATATTAGACTCAGAACAAGGGTAATGAAGGGCTAGAGAAGGAAGTTAATCATCATTATCTTTTAGTTTTGATTGTTTGCCAGCAATCCAGCATACATGTCACTCAACGCTTTTAAGATATGCTTAGCCTAGACAAAGAACAAAGGACAAAAAGGGAAAAGAGTGAAGGTTCACTTCAATTGCTCAAGTTGTATTTGTGAGGCATTGTAGACCCTGAAATTAAGAATACTGTATTTAGTTCCTAAAGTTTCAAAACTTGAGTCATATTAGTTCTTGCCTACATTTTCATTCCTATGTCATCATGTTTTCACTGAAGTAGAATGTTAGGTGACAAAGTGGCAATGGATGCATTATAGattcaaattaatgtgaaaatAATTCCTCAGAGGTCATGTAGGGTATCTAGTACCATCATGTTAATATGAAAATAAGTGAAAATGCTGATGATACAGTAACAGAAATAAGTTAACCTTTACTcaattattgaaaagaaaaagtgaaCATCTACTCTAAAAATAACGTCAGCTTAATCAATCAATGCAGCCTGTTATACGAGGGCTGGCTTAGCTTTCTCATTATTTGCCCTTCACTTTCTCTGTGAATAACTTGTGGTGTACAGCTGTCAGAGAATATGTGAATTTGACTTTATTATTGAGATTATGCACTTATCAGTCAATTAAATCCATTTTGCAGTTCTTTGTTTCTTCTGCCTGTGACATCGTGGTTTCTCATTTTCCTTTTGAATTTTTCTGTTTTGAACTTGTTCTTTCGTTTGGGTTAGAATTTTTATTTCAGTTCACATCATTCATTTTAACTCATCTGACGTTATTGTAACTGCAGAAACGGGtcaagatgctgaagaggaagaaagCACTAGTAGTGAGGATCTTGATGAATTGGCAATATCTGCTGACATGCCTCTCCTGTATCCTCGTGAACCTTCAACACGTAATGAAGCTGTATCCAAATGGCAATTAAAAGGAAAGAGGAACAGTCGTAGTTTTGTGAAGAGGTCTGTTGGTGCTCCTGATGGAAAAGGAGTTCGGTATGGAGCAGATGTTGAGCAAGGAAGTCATATAGGCCATAAGAGATTAGGTCCTAATTCACATTACTACAAAAATGGTCTAAGTGATGTCTTTGATGACACCGAACAAACGTTTGGATTCGAAGATGAATTCTCTCTAACTCCTAGAGCAGCATCAAAGGGTCAAACCAAAGTTCGTCATGGTGTTGATTGGGATGTCTGGGGTTGGGAAGATCAGCCTGCTACGAGAGGATATTGGGATTATAAAGGGTTTGCTCCAGGATATGGTGATCGCTATCATTATGATGGGAGGATGAGACCATTTCTGGTAGATGTAGACCTGAAGGTTCAAGCTAGCTATCGCAAAGAGCCTGTTCCCATTGTTTCTCTCATGAGTAAGTTAGATGGTAGGGCAATAATCGGACATCCGATCCAAATTGAAACCCTGAAGGATGGTTCATCAGATATGCTATTTCCTGCATTTGATGATTTCAATAATGATGGAATTGGTATTGAGGGAAGTAGTGTGCTTCCACCAGCTTGGAGGACTGCAAGGAGAACAGCGAATTTTCGTGTTCCTCGTCCACATTTATCATCATCGAATGGTGCTGAAGCTGCTTCAGATTTTTCCTTAGATCAAGAAAGATTTGAATATAGAAGATTAAATGCTGGAAGTTCCAGCTACAAGGGAAGCTTTTCCATTTCCAGGAAGAGTGGCCGTAACAGTCCCGGGCCTTCAATTGACAAGAAGTCAATGAAAAAGGGGTCAAAGAAAGTGAGCTTATCGTCTAGCCAGAAAACTAGAACTCTGTCCTCATTGTCTAGTGAACATAATCATCATAGTAAAAAACCTTTAATTGATAGCAGTTTTTATCAAACAAATAGGTTGATTAAACCAGAGGTCTCTGGGCTCACTACTGTAGCTTGCATACCAGTTAAATTGGTATTTAGTAGATTACTTGAGAAGATTAATAGGCCTCCTTTAAAAGCAGCTAGTAATGCGGCTTTGTTGAATAGTGATGTGGAGAGAAATTCATAGGTTACATGTACATTGTTATATCAGTACAATAATTTACAGTGGTAGCTCAAGAATTTGTTGGGTATGACTTATTTCCAAGGAAATAGAACTCCTATTTATTCAGTGGGTTGTTGACATTTCTAAGGATAAAACCTATTCATGTTGAAGATCTTGTTTTTGCTGCCAAGCAAGCCCACATTTCTCAGAGCTTTTCTCCCAAGGGAACGAGGCTTCTTGTCTTGTCTTGGACATAAAAAGCAAAATATCATCTGTCACAAAATAGTCTGCAACTGTCACTTATAATATTCAATTTAATCTCTCTGAACTGGTACGAgaattttaatttagttgttGAAATTTCAATTTTTGTGCTAATCACATTAACTATGATGGGGGAATCAAGTGGATCTGCTCTACGGCTAAAAATCCACAACCATATGCAACACGCGAAATTGCGACATTGTTTCCTGAAATATtcatgataaaattataaatgagTTCACTATTCAAAATATTTGACATTTCATAAATTTTTGTATAACTATAAACAAGTATGATTATTGGTATATTGTAAGTTTAATTATCCTATTATAACAAGTTTGATAATTCTATTGATAGATTATTTAGTTGACAAAAAAGTATGAATcaatatatatgaatatttataaatatataataattaatttagcaattaattttttatatatacgtaatatttttttttctatatatattcacTTTGATGACAcactttatgtttatatataaatatgtatacataaaaaaaatataacataattaaatacaaaaatgttgtatacatataaaaaattagacactaattacatatatattttattatttgataatttttcaATATGTAATTTATAAAtgtagataattaattttttgtaattacAAATAACATAACTAAGTATTTGTGATACAAGAATTTAGTTGATTCGAacatttttattgtatatatacatatattattttatataattttaatatctattttataggAGATAATGTCACAAATGGTTCCTGAAACTTTCGCTTGGCATTAGATTAGTTCCtcactttttaaaataattaaataagtcTTTCACTTTTAAAATCGTAAATTTGTATTATTCCAAAATTTACCATATATTTTTAACATTGTTGATGAGTATAGTAACTAATCGACCCCGTTCAGGGTTTAGGATCCAATAGTAATGAGACGAATGACGACATCATTTCAAGTTCTGTTTCTCTCTTCCCTCACTCACTCATCCTCTCATTCCAATCGATTCCTCTCTTTCCCTTCCACCTCCCTCCGCTTCTCCCCAACCCACACCGAATCCATTTTCAAGTCGATTTTCGGTGCTGGTGTTTCTTTTTTGGCGCCGCTGAGCGGGTTGCACGTGAGCACCCTTAAGTGAGGAAAGTAGAAGGGGACCGAGTGAgtttcggaaaaaaaaaaagggtttacAGAAGATTAGAGAGGGAAGAAGGTTGATTGGTCGATGGAGGTGGAGCAAGCTAAGCCAAAGCCAACGCCGAAGCGGTTTGTGAAGAACCAAATCCCCGATTCCATCCTCAACGACGCCGCCCTCAACGCCGCCATCTCCATTCTCCCTCACAACTACAACTTCGAGGTCCACAAATGCGTTTGGCGCGTTCTTTCCACCGGCGCCAAGCGCGTTGCCCTTCAGTTCCCCGAGGGCCTCCTCATGTACTCCCTCCCTCTCTCCGACATCTTCACTACCTTCGCCGCCGTCGACCGCTGCTACGTCCTCGGTGACGTCACCTACGGCGCTTGTTGTGTCGACGACTTCTCCGCCGCTGCGCTCTCCGCCGACCTCCTCATCCACTACGGTCACAGCTGCCTTGTCCCCATCGATTCCACCACCATCCCCTGTCTCTACGTCTTCGTCGACATCAAAATCGACGTTTCCCATTTGGTTGATACCGTTAAATTGAACCTCGAATCTCGCGCCCAGAACCTCGTATTAGCTGGTACTATTCAGTTCGCATCTGCAATTAGGGCTGCGAAGCCGGAATTGGAGAaatcagggtttagggttttggtacCGCAGTCCAAGCCTCTTTCGGCCGGTGAGGTTCTTGGCTGCACTGCTCCCAAGGTTTCATTAATGAATGCGTTTAGTGAGAATCCTGAGAACAGCGTTTTGGTGTTTGTAGCTGATGGAAGGTTTCATCTTGAGGCGATCATGATAGCTAATCCTGGGATTAAGGCTTTTAGGTATGATCCTTACATTGGGAAGTTGTTTCTGGAAGAGTATGATCACGTGGGAATGAAGGAATCTAGGAAAGGTGCGATTTTGAGAGCGAGGGAGGAAGCTCGGAATTGGGGTGTTGTTTTGGGGACTCTGGGTAGGCAAGGGAACCCTAAGATTCTGGAGAGATTGGAGAAGAATATGAAAGAAAAAGGGTTCCTCTACACTGTTTTCTTGATGTCTGAGATTAGCCCTGCAAGGATTGCATTGTTTGAGGACTCCGTGGATGCTTGGATTCAGATTGCTTGTCCTCGGTTATCAATTGATTGGGGTGATGCTTTTGGGAAACCAGTGCTCAACCCCTTCGAGGCAGAGATCGCGTTGGGAGTGATACCTTGCTGgtgggagaagaagaaaaatgtgtTGGTGTCAAAGGTGCAGGAAGGTTGTGAAGATGGTGGTGTAAGTTGCCAGAAGAGTGGTGATTCTTCCTGTGAGTGTAGCTGTGGAGAAGATGAAAATGGAAATGGAAAGAGCGATTTTGGTGGTGAATATCCAATGGACTATTATTCTCAAGATGGTGGGGAGTGGAATTCCTCTTATGTGAAGAAGTCCTCTCGTCCTGTAAGGAGAATTTCTGTATCTTCGATTGCTACTAGTGCCATTTCTCAGTAGTCTTAAACTTTCTATATACTTTGTTAGTTGCTGGATATTGGCTTTTGCCCTAAATAACATTGGATGTTTAGGGAGAAAACATAGTATGATGTGATACAATACAATACATCATCTCATGATATGCGATTTGTTGTTTTATTAGTTTATGACTTCTTGTCTTATTTGTtgtatattttttctttctatctGATTTTACTTTCCTTCTTTCAATTTATACGTGAACCACTGAACCTCCCTTTGTGGGGTATCCTGTTTGACATTTAGCTGATACTCATTTTTATTCTTGCCTTTTTACCGTTACCCTTCTCTGCTTTAAACTGAACTCCTTGTTGGCTTGTTAAAACAGTGCAAGTGCTACGACAAAAGCAGTGCTATTTAGCGCGAAAGTAAGCGTAGAGTATATAGACAGacgcaaattattttttatattgggaTGGAAATGGTATTTTGAAGGATCATGAATTATTATAAGGCGTTATTTTTAAATgtgtaattttttattcaaaacgtAGAAATTGGACTCTTCAATTTTTTTGGGAATAAAAATCGACATCTCATTTGTTAGGAACGAAAACCGGATCCTCttattcatgatttttttttgtgaaaaaagcCACAACAAACAAattggaaattttttattttaatattgaagaGTGAATAGAGTTTTACGTTAATGTTACAAAAAAATAGGATTTCAGTGTTCTGAGAACGCTGTTCTGTGTAAGTACAATACGCAGAATATTATAATATGCGATCCATATGttgtaattttaatattaaaataatacaatacgcAATTTGTGTATTgtctttataaataaaaaaaaatcaaattcgcCTTCTGCAAATTTTACAGTCCCAAATTTTGTAAAATATCGTAATTTCTAATATTAAAGAATTATACCAATTTTTATCCAATATCTAGAAAAAATAAACCACAAATAAGACCCTctaatttgatattaaaaaaaaataaaaataaacttgtaAAGTAATCGGATCTTCTAATTCCTAATTTCcataccaaaataaaaatacatgcaCAACTAATAGAATTGAATTACACATCTTTTTCTTTCGTAATGAAAAATTGTAGCCTACAAACAGAAAGTGATCTTAATATTTCTCTTAGAATACTTATAGTTGCAAAAggtatgaaaataaattaaagacaaAATTTAGAAGGCTAGCACTTTTATtagtgaaaaaaatgaaaaattctacatcgttagatataattttacgttattaaaaatactaataataactaattgatggttacaaatcacaaaatttattgGCTCTAACACTTCTCTAAATTAAATACAAACGATATGATAATATTCAATTTAGGCATCTCCAATTTGACTCGTGTATAGAAAATATTCTTGAAACTTACATTAAGTACGTACGATATGATAATGAGATGTGAATGAGAAAAGTAACGAAAAAACAAGCACCAATTTATATTTGGGTGGTTATGAATGCTCACTTAGTGaatgaataattataataatttaaagtaACGATAGATAATTTAAATTTGACTTTTGTGTGAGAACCAATTTAAAGAAGTGATACAACAAAGATAATTGCTATTTTTAGCGTGTGTTTGAATAgagtatttaaaattttgaaaaaaataaaataccaaataattaaattgttaaaatttaaatgtcattttaaacaaaaatactaTTCATACATCAAAATCAgctattaatatatttgtgtataaatacatatgtaatttaatttattttcaatatatatttatattttaatatgtattttatttgatATACACGTagtataatcaaattttaaaatatcttatttgtATACAGAACAGGAAAAGACGAGAGAACTTATACATGTAACAtgtttgattctaattttttccttttaatcaataatttttaaataaaaagggaaattctaaaaaattattcttttatgagAGTATTCTAAATTCTATATTTCAGAGTAAATACTTTATAGAAATGctaaaaaattatcaataaaatattttatgttaaaaaatttagTAATTACTTTTTTATATATACCTAATATGATTGAACTTATAAACCTAACAATACATAAAGCCACCaaagtaattaactaattatacaATGGTAATATAGTTATCAGTTATCACTTATCAGACTATCAGAGCATATTTGGAATTAagctcaaacctttttgaaattaCACGATGTAACAAAATAAATCCCCACCCAaccctattttattttatttttcagacAGACCTGCCTATTTCTGCACCAACTACCTTAACCACATACAACCCATGAATAACTATTTACAATTTCTTTGTCAATATGTGTGAATTGTGAATGAATGGATTAGATTCTTACTTCAACAACATCGCCATCTCTTAGCTCGGTATTGGGGAGTACTAACTGGCCATTAATCAAAACCAGCCTTCCCTCCAAACCAACTCTTTGGGCAGCATCGGCAGCAGTGCTACCAGCTTTTAACCTCATAATATCACCATGGGGCCAACTTATGATTACCACTTCTCCAAGATTAAGAGAACCAGAAAGACCATAAGGCTTTGCACTAAGCTTTGTTTGCTTGATACTTACTTCAGAGCGCAACTGTTCTTCCCACGAAAGCATTGTTCTCAAAAGTTGTACCTAAAACATAGAGTCACCCAAATGTTTTCATGTGTCTACTtgaatagtcaccaaaaaaatgtaTCTACTTGAATAACGAGAAAATACTGTGATAAATCATCAACTTTCAATCTCTGATGCTAGACACTTCCATTTCTTTCCTACATTTAGTCAACTAAGTACGTTAGACGAATTTGATTTCTCCAATACAATAGCATTTTTAGTCTTCAATTTGCAACCACAATtgctacaaaaatataaataatgagaAGAAATTTTTATTAGCACAATGTGGACAGGAGAGGCAAGTGAttgcaggaaaaaaaaaaccTTGTTGTTGATGCTAGCTTCTACCGAAGTTGAAGCAAGGAAGTCAAATTTTGAACGAGATGTAATACAATCCACCTCCTTGCCCTCGAAGACAGCAGACACCACAGACCAATATTCAGATTCTTCTTGCTCGGTGAAATTGATAACTTGGATGAAAGTTGGCAATAGGCGGCCGAACTGGTCTTGCTGCAAATGAagcaaaaaattaatataaagttcTTCAGTATTGCAAAACCCATTATGAGCTAAGATAGTCAGGCAAGTTTATTAAACAAATCTGCCCAATCTTTGATGCTATGTGTAGTCTAGGTTGTTGTTTGGTGTATTTGAATGTCATGTAGTTCTCATTTCTTAGTACTATAGTGGCACTGTGGCAGATTTTCAGACAAAAATGATTTTTCCCCCCTTATCTTTTCCCGATTTCGATACATTGAGCGATCAATTTCATTGATAttataaacaaaaaagaaagaacaataaCATTTAAGTACATAATTTACATTTTCAACTGCTCAGACAAAACATACCTTGTGATACATACCATCTCGACATAGTGTGTACTTCTCTAAACAAGTACACCAATCCCCATGTCCTGGTTCAAACCACCATTCATTAGACACCTGAAACAGGCCAATAATAAGCAAATTgtgattaaatataaaatataaagatgaTACAACTGGAGAGGCTGAAGCGAAGAAGCAAAGCAGAAAGGCAGCATTAAGGAAGATACTGATACATCGGTCCATCTGGGCATAGCCTTCTCAATCAGTGAAACCAGTCAATTTAAGTCCCATCCATGAACCATTCGTCACAAGCCATTTATAGTCA
Encoded here:
- the LOC112749789 gene encoding uncharacterized protein isoform X1, giving the protein MENSGSGAIDCGVGSIVWVRRRNGSWWPGQILGPHELSGSHLTSPRSGTPVKLLGREDASVDWYNLEKSKRVKPFRCGEFDGCIERAESSQGMPLKKREKYARREDAILHALELERQMLKKQEKLGAGQMGVGCRAKRSRCVYLPPQSSDSMDYKETHVEMSSSQFGKEYPYRSSFAEEGESAFVDDVQSDSSETDSANSGSDSSETEADKDEEMTISETGQDAEEEESTSSEDLDELAISADMPLLYPREPSTRNEAVSKWQLKGKRNSRSFVKRSVGAPDGKGVRYGADVEQGSHIGHKRLGPNSHYYKNGLSDVFDDTEQTFGFEDEFSLTPRAASKGQTKVRHGVDWDVWGWEDQPATRGYWDYKGFAPGYGDRYHYDGRMRPFLVDVDLKVQASYRKEPVPIVSLMSKLDGRAIIGHPIQIETLKDGSSDMLFPAFDDFNNDGIGIEGSSVLPPAWRTARRTANFRVPRPHLSSSNGAEAASDFSLDQERFEYRRLNAGSSSYKGSFSISRKSGRNSPGPSIDKKSMKKGSKKVSLSSSQKTRTLSSLSSEHNHHSKKPLIDSSFYQTNRLIKPEVSGLTTVACIPVKLVFSRLLEKINRPPLKAASNAALLNSDVERNS
- the LOC112749789 gene encoding uncharacterized protein isoform X2; the protein is MPLKKREKYARREDAILHALELERQMLKKQEKLGAGQMGVGCRAKRSRCVYLPPQSSDSMDYKETHVEMSSSQFGKEYPYRSSFAEEGESAFVDDVQSDSSETDSANSGSDSSETEADKDEEMTISETGQDAEEEESTSSEDLDELAISADMPLLYPREPSTRNEAVSKWQLKGKRNSRSFVKRSVGAPDGKGVRYGADVEQGSHIGHKRLGPNSHYYKNGLSDVFDDTEQTFGFEDEFSLTPRAASKGQTKVRHGVDWDVWGWEDQPATRGYWDYKGFAPGYGDRYHYDGRMRPFLVDVDLKVQASYRKEPVPIVSLMSKLDGRAIIGHPIQIETLKDGSSDMLFPAFDDFNNDGIGIEGSSVLPPAWRTARRTANFRVPRPHLSSSNGAEAASDFSLDQERFEYRRLNAGSSSYKGSFSISRKSGRNSPGPSIDKKSMKKGSKKVSLSSSQKTRTLSSLSSEHNHHSKKPLIDSSFYQTNRLIKPEVSGLTTVACIPVKLVFSRLLEKINRPPLKAASNAALLNSDVERNS